A window of the Trichoderma asperellum chromosome 6, complete sequence genome harbors these coding sequences:
- a CDS encoding uncharacterized protein (EggNog:ENOG41~TransMembrane:11 (i106-124o158-178i190-212o252-270i282-302o374-396i408-429o441-459i471-488o508-528i540-559o)) has translation MEKKDSISSHDGTENVEDVPRRGSFANIENLSAVFENPLKQRTKEELLKDVGEFCRIHDLNDYLDDFRKGALAAQSPESLQSLSELTAEDKTIIEREQTHRWSHPFMLYWLCCMCSMAAAVQGMDETVNNGAQALYLADLDIAGPNVTRFSPSMQDNITGLVVGAPYLCCAILGCWLTEPLNKVLGRRGTIFISCFIAAVASIWEGVANSWVNLFLARFVLGLGIGPKSSTVPVYAAECSPAPIRGALVMQWQMWTAFGIMLGNIMGVAFGPSTGIKPSLGWRLMLGSTVVLPLIVCVQVYFCPESPRWYIQHNKVKKAFRSFQRLRHSNIQAARDTYYTYVGVELEREVNRGKNLFTQFIELFTVPRNRRATWATWILMFGQQFCGVNVIAYYSTTIFVNSGYSTNSALLASMGTGILNFVFAIPAIFTIDRWGRRNLLLFTFPFLCIFLLWTGMSFFIPDDPSNIKKRVGMVTTGMYLFEVFYSPGEGPVPFTYSAEAFPVHVRDVGMSWATATTWCFNFILSFTWPSLQRAFTSQGAFGWYAAWCAVLWFLILLFVPETKALTLEELDQVFGVSTRKHMSYQIKNALWHFRVWVLRQKLEPLPPFYRQAERLHK, from the exons atggagaaaaaagacagtATTAGCTCTCATGATGGCACTGAGAACGTGGAAGATGTGCCTCGGCGTGGCTCCTTTGCCAACATAGAGAATCTCTCTGCCGTTTTCGAAAATCCTCTCAAGCAACGCACCAAAGAGGAGCTTCTAAAAGACGTTGGGGAGTTCTGCCGAATCCACGATCTCAACGACTATCTCGATGACTTCCGCAAAGGCGCCCTGGCCGCCCAGAGTCCAGAGTCCCTCCAGTCCCTGTCAGAACTCACCGCAGAGGACAAAACTATCATCGAACGCGAGCAGACTCACCGTTGGTCCCATCCATTTATGCTCTACTGGCTTTGTTGCATGTGCTCCATGGCCGCTGCAGTGCAGGGAATGGACGAGACGGTCAACAATGGTGCTCAGGCGCTGTACTTGGCGGATCTCGATATCGCGGGCCCAAACGTCACTCGATTCTCTCCATCCATGCAGGACAATATTACTGGCCTCGTCGTCGGCGCTCCGTATCTCTGCTGCGCCatccttggctgctggctgaCTGAGCCCCTGAACAAAGTTCTCGGGCGGAGAGGAACCATCTTTATCTCTTGCTTcatcgctgctgttgcgTCGATTTGGGAGGGTGTTGCCAACTCTTGGGTGAACCTCTTCCTTGCTCGATTTGTCCTTGGACTCGGAATTGGCCCCAAGTCATCGACAGTACCCGTATACGCCGCCGAGTGCAGCCCAGCGCCGATTCGAGGTGCCTTGGTTATGC AGTGGCAGATGTGGACAGCTTTTGGCATCATGCTTGGCAACATAATGGGTGTCGCCTTTGGTCCATCAACTGGCATCAAGCCAAGTCTCGGCTGGCGTCTCATGCTTGGCAGCACCGTCGTTTTGCCCCTAATTGTCTGTGTCCAAGTTTATTTCTGCCCAGAATCCCCTCG TTGGTATATTCAGcataataaagttaagaaGGCTTTTCGGTCATTCCAACGCCTTCGACACTCCAACATCCAGGCCGCCCGTGACACTTATTACACCTATGTCGGAGTAGAGCTCGAGAGAGAAGTTAATAGGGGCAAGAATCTCTTCACGCAATTTATTGAGCTTTTTACTGTCCCTCGTAACCGTCGTGCCACATGGGCCACTTGGATTCTTATGTTTGG cCAACAATTCTGTGGAG TGAATGTCATCGCATACTACAGCACCACTATCTTTGTGAACTCTGGCTACTCCACCAACTCAGCTTTACTTGCATCGATGGGTACTGGTATCCTCAATTTTGTATTCGCTATTCCCGCAATCTTCACCATTGATAGGTGGGGTCGCCGAAACCTTTTACTCTTTACCTTTCCTTTCCTATGCATCTTTTTGCTCTGGACCGGAATGTCCTTTTTCATCCCTGATGACCCAAGCAACATCAAAAAGAGAGTCGGCATGGTTACAACTGGCATGTATCTTTTCGAAGTCTTTTATTCTCCAGGTGAAGGCCCGGTGCCTTTTACATACTCGGCAGAGGCGTTCCCAGTCCATGTCCGTGATGTGGGTATGTCGTGGGCTACCGCAACAACTTGGTGCTTCAACTTCATTCTATCGTTTACCTGGCCATCGCTCCAGAGAGCATTTACCTCTCAGGGTGCATTTGGGTGGTACGCAGCTTGGTGTGCCGTTCTTTggttcctcatcctcctctttgtTCCCGAGACCAAGGCACTTACccttgaagagctggatCAAGTGTTTGGTGTCAGTACACGCAAACACATGAGCTACCAGATCAAAAATGCTTTGTGGCATTTCAGAGTTTGGGTTTTGCGTCAGAAATTggagcctcttcctccattTTATCGCCAAGCTGAGAGGCTGCACAAGTAG